One Paenibacillus crassostreae DNA segment encodes these proteins:
- the cysK gene encoding cysteine synthase A: protein MAKVVNNVTELIGETPLVRLNRLVSEDSAEVYLKLEYQNPGSSVKDRIAISIVDEAIKDGSLKPGGTIVEATSGNTGIGLAMVAAAKGYKAIIVMPETMSLERRNLLRAYGAELILTPGSEGMNGAVTKAEAIVKENPGYFMAEQFKNQANVKIHRETTGPEIVEAIDSIGGTLDAFIAGIGTGGTISGAGEVLKAKYPDIKIYAVEPASSPILAGGKPGPHKIQGLGANFIPEILNQDIYDEIIHIENDDAFEVARRVATEEGILSGISSGAAVSAALKVAKQLGKGKRIVVIIPSNGERYLSTPLYNFEG from the coding sequence ATGGCAAAAGTCGTCAACAATGTAACTGAATTAATCGGAGAAACACCACTTGTTCGTTTGAATCGTCTAGTATCTGAAGATAGTGCAGAAGTCTATCTTAAATTAGAGTATCAGAACCCAGGTTCAAGTGTTAAAGACCGTATCGCTATTAGCATTGTAGATGAAGCGATTAAGGATGGTAGCCTCAAACCAGGTGGAACTATCGTTGAAGCAACTAGTGGTAACACAGGAATTGGCTTGGCTATGGTAGCTGCTGCAAAAGGATATAAGGCAATTATCGTAATGCCTGAAACTATGAGCTTAGAGCGTCGTAACTTATTACGTGCTTACGGTGCTGAACTTATTCTAACTCCAGGATCTGAAGGTATGAATGGGGCGGTTACTAAGGCTGAAGCCATCGTGAAAGAGAACCCTGGATATTTCATGGCTGAGCAATTTAAGAACCAAGCCAATGTAAAAATCCATCGTGAAACAACTGGACCAGAAATCGTGGAAGCTATTGATTCCATTGGTGGGACGTTGGATGCATTTATTGCAGGTATTGGTACAGGCGGAACGATTTCAGGTGCTGGTGAAGTATTAAAGGCGAAATATCCAGATATTAAGATTTATGCAGTTGAGCCTGCATCATCACCAATCTTAGCTGGTGGCAAACCAGGACCGCATAAGATTCAAGGACTTGGTGCTAACTTTATTCCTGAGATTCTCAATCAAGATATTTATGATGAGATCATTCACATAGAGAATGATGATGCTTTTGAAGTTGCACGTCGTGTAGCTACAGAAGAAGGTATCTTATCTGGTATATCATCAGGTGCTGCTGTGTCTGCTGCTCTAAAAGTAGCTAAACAACTCGGTAAAGGCAAACGTATCGTCGTTATTATTCCTAGTAATGGTGAACGTTACCTTAGCACACCGCTATATAATTTCGAAGGATAA
- a CDS encoding peptidyl-prolyl cis-trans isomerase — protein sequence MILFRGLKPLNPPLLTEEGRKIVAYFQDEQISESEWVQELKRKHGQEILVHILNRKAVYEEASSLSIDISPEEVASELKRDMIGYDSEEAYYYEMETQLGLSPEDVATEMHYRLTLQEIAISEIDITEAEIDNYFEENKDQFEARKQFQLSIIKVASQASAEDILDQLEDGADFTQMAKEYSTDVTSRDKGGRIGAVEWNDPFLPQKMLSAADSLKINDIAGPFEWDHDYVIIQLTDIVVEEQEDIRDIHMTIRKQLALNESIPLTQLENNLRDKYEARLMVYIPPA from the coding sequence ATGATTTTATTTCGTGGTCTTAAACCATTGAATCCCCCTTTGCTGACGGAAGAAGGTAGAAAGATAGTAGCTTATTTCCAAGATGAGCAAATTTCCGAAAGTGAATGGGTGCAAGAGCTTAAGCGAAAGCATGGACAAGAAATACTGGTTCATATATTGAACCGTAAGGCTGTATATGAAGAAGCAAGTTCGCTATCTATTGATATCTCTCCCGAAGAAGTAGCAAGCGAATTGAAAAGAGATATGATCGGGTATGATTCCGAAGAAGCATACTATTACGAGATGGAGACACAATTGGGTCTCTCCCCAGAAGATGTTGCGACAGAAATGCATTATAGATTAACGCTACAGGAAATTGCTATATCTGAGATCGATATTACGGAAGCCGAAATTGATAACTATTTCGAAGAGAATAAGGACCAATTTGAAGCACGTAAACAATTCCAATTATCGATCATTAAGGTTGCTAGCCAAGCGTCTGCTGAAGATATTCTTGATCAGCTTGAGGATGGTGCGGATTTCACTCAGATGGCCAAGGAGTATTCAACAGACGTTACAAGTCGCGACAAAGGTGGAAGAATTGGCGCAGTGGAATGGAATGATCCATTCTTGCCCCAGAAGATGCTGAGCGCAGCGGATTCACTAAAGATTAATGATATTGCAGGTCCGTTTGAATGGGACCATGATTATGTTATTATCCAGTTGACGGATATTGTCGTAGAAGAGCAGGAAGATATACGAGACATTCATATGACTATCCGCAAGCAACTTGCACTTAATGAGTCGATTCCATTGACACAATTGGAGAATAACTTAAGAGATAAATATGAGGCGAGGTTGATGGTCTATATTCCTCCGGCTTGA
- the hslO gene encoding Hsp33 family molecular chaperone HslO, whose translation MSNKQDRLIRGTAMNGHVRAFVVRTTTLVEELRQRHDTWPTATAAMGRTLTAAAMMGAMLKGKEKINIQIKGDGPIGQVIAESNAVGDVRGYVTHPHVHLPSNSKGKLDVAGAVGTTGFVHVIKDQGLKDFYTGSSPIVSGEIAEDMTYYFAVSEQTPSAVGLGVLVGTDNAVMEAGGFIIQLLPGLSDDEIAAVEQAVNAFPPVTSLMDQGLELEEMLHRLLPDAEVLEEMDVRFQCQCSKERVETTLISLGESELQQIIEEDGKAEVVCHFCNEAYSFDQVELQQFMEQFSK comes from the coding sequence ATGAGCAACAAACAAGATCGCTTAATTCGAGGAACAGCCATGAATGGTCATGTACGTGCCTTTGTGGTGCGGACCACAACTTTAGTAGAGGAACTACGCCAAAGACATGATACGTGGCCAACAGCTACAGCAGCGATGGGTAGAACGCTAACTGCAGCGGCTATGATGGGTGCTATGCTTAAAGGGAAAGAGAAGATAAACATACAGATTAAGGGTGATGGTCCCATTGGTCAAGTCATTGCCGAGTCTAATGCGGTAGGGGATGTGCGAGGATATGTTACACATCCGCATGTTCATCTGCCAAGTAACAGTAAAGGTAAGCTTGATGTGGCGGGAGCTGTTGGAACGACTGGATTCGTCCATGTAATCAAAGATCAAGGACTGAAAGACTTCTATACAGGGAGTTCACCCATTGTTTCAGGCGAAATTGCTGAAGATATGACTTATTACTTCGCAGTTTCAGAACAGACACCTTCGGCTGTTGGCTTAGGCGTATTGGTGGGAACAGACAACGCGGTTATGGAAGCAGGCGGATTTATTATTCAGCTCTTGCCAGGTCTTAGTGATGATGAGATTGCTGCTGTTGAGCAGGCTGTCAATGCGTTTCCTCCGGTTACTTCACTAATGGACCAAGGGTTGGAATTGGAAGAAATGCTCCATCGGTTGTTACCCGATGCTGAAGTACTAGAGGAAATGGATGTCCGTTTCCAATGTCAATGCTCCAAGGAACGGGTGGAAACAACATTAATTAGTCTTGGGGAAAGTGAACTTCAACAGATTATTGAAGAAGATGGCAAGGCGGAAGTGGTATGTCACTTCTGTAATGAGGCCTATTCTTTTGACCAAGTAGAGCTTCAACAATTTATGGAACAATTCTCAAAGTAG
- a CDS encoding type III pantothenate kinase, whose translation MILVVDIGNTNIVLGIYKNSELTHHFRLSTARQSTIDEFGVMIYNLFRMSNIAVDEIEGVIIASVVPPLVNVFEEMCLKFIHITPLVVGPGIKTGLNLRYENPREVGADRIVNAVAAVSQYKGPLVVVDFGTATTFDCIDHEGNYLGGAIVPGIGIATEALYQRASKLPRIELEKPKKVIGRNTVHAMQAGIIFGYAGQVDGIVERIKIEMDAPTLKVIATGGMAELIASETKYIDEVNPMLTLEGLRLIYERNQ comes from the coding sequence ATGATTCTTGTAGTAGACATAGGGAATACCAACATCGTGCTTGGCATCTACAAGAATAGCGAACTGACCCATCATTTTCGACTAAGTACTGCTCGCCAATCAACGATTGATGAGTTCGGAGTTATGATTTATAACTTATTTCGTATGTCGAATATTGCTGTAGATGAAATTGAAGGTGTTATCATTGCGTCTGTGGTTCCGCCACTAGTGAACGTATTTGAGGAGATGTGCCTTAAATTTATTCATATCACACCGTTGGTGGTAGGACCCGGAATCAAAACGGGATTGAACTTGCGTTACGAGAATCCACGTGAGGTGGGTGCGGATCGTATCGTTAATGCGGTGGCTGCGGTAAGTCAATATAAAGGACCACTAGTTGTGGTTGATTTCGGCACTGCAACTACGTTTGATTGTATTGATCATGAGGGGAATTATCTAGGGGGCGCTATAGTTCCTGGCATAGGTATTGCTACAGAAGCACTTTATCAACGTGCATCTAAGTTGCCACGTATTGAGCTGGAGAAACCTAAAAAGGTCATCGGCCGAAACACGGTACATGCGATGCAAGCAGGTATTATTTTTGGATACGCTGGGCAAGTGGATGGTATTGTAGAACGGATTAAGATTGAGATGGATGCTCCAACACTGAAAGTGATTGCAACAGGTGGAATGGCTGAATTGATTGCGAGCGAGACAAAATATATCGATGAGGTTAATCCGATGCTTACACTTGAAGGATTACGTTTAATTTATGAAAGAAATCAATAA
- the nadC gene encoding carboxylating nicotinate-nucleotide diphosphorylase has protein sequence MMFNKYNENLVESIRLWLREDVGSGDMTSISTITIGEQSKGIIHAKADGVIAGLPLAKLVFEIVDPSLAFVSYVKEGESVSKGTVLAEVEGSTHSILTGERLALNLVQRLSGIATKTNAFVVALQGLPTRLVDTRKTTPGHRLLEKYAVRVGGGCNHRFGLYDAVMIKDNHIKGAGSIEQAVSRARAHIPHTMTIEVETESLEQVSEAILAGADIIMLDNMSHSLMHEAVEMIRSKASHVKIEASGNVSLETIRGIAVCGVDIISVGQLTYSFDNLDISLDLNAKKEGQAL, from the coding sequence ATGATGTTTAATAAATACAATGAAAATTTAGTGGAATCGATTCGCCTATGGTTGAGAGAAGATGTAGGTTCAGGTGATATGACTTCAATATCAACAATTACTATAGGAGAACAATCGAAGGGGATTATACATGCTAAAGCGGACGGCGTTATTGCAGGCCTTCCATTAGCGAAGTTAGTATTTGAAATTGTTGATCCATCCCTAGCCTTTGTGTCATATGTGAAGGAAGGGGAGTCTGTTAGTAAAGGAACGGTTCTTGCAGAAGTTGAGGGCAGTACACATAGTATTCTGACCGGTGAAAGATTAGCTCTTAATTTAGTGCAGCGGTTATCTGGCATCGCGACGAAGACGAACGCTTTCGTTGTCGCTCTTCAAGGATTGCCTACTCGACTTGTGGATACAAGAAAGACCACTCCTGGACATCGGTTATTAGAGAAGTATGCGGTTCGTGTAGGTGGCGGATGTAATCATCGATTTGGCTTATATGATGCTGTAATGATTAAGGATAATCATATTAAGGGTGCAGGTAGCATTGAACAAGCGGTTAGTCGTGCCCGTGCGCATATTCCGCATACGATGACTATCGAAGTGGAGACGGAGAGCTTGGAGCAGGTAAGTGAGGCAATTCTAGCTGGGGCTGATATCATCATGCTTGATAATATGAGTCATAGTCTCATGCATGAGGCTGTTGAAATGATCCGTTCTAAGGCATCTCATGTCAAAATAGAAGCATCTGGCAACGTCTCTTTGGAGACGATTCGGGGAATTGCTGTATGTGGAGTAGATATTATATCGGTAGGACAATTGACATATTCCTTCGATAATTTAGATATTAGTTTAGACCTTAACGCTAAAAAGGAGGGTCAGGCTTTATGA
- a CDS encoding L-aspartate oxidase: MIPRYLVDFDLEALPKVKTDVIVIGSGIAGLFTAIKAAKDRKVLMITKNALLESNTRYAQGGIAAVISEDDSPAYHRQDTLLAGAGLCSSTAVDALVNEGPNGVKELIRLGTTFDEDDGELALTQEGAHSHRRILHANGDATGFEIVRALSEQVKKKDNIELWENHFVLDMITDEGVCVGVLVQDPGGNRIFVQGDATILCSGGSGQLYRYTTNPEVATADGIAMAYRAGAKIRDMEFLQFHPTALCYPGAPRFLVSEAVRGEGAILRNIKGERFMDKYHELLELAPRDIVARAIVSEMEETKSTFVYLDITHETTELIKHRFPTIFETCMLYGLDMTSDWIPVAPAAHYMMGGVQTDLNGESSLSRLFACGEASSTGVHGANRLASNSLSEAIVFGRRIVERIRELPPLNWSRGSLVVDYKRVEVPMQAIIERRLKLQKVMVRNAGLWRNEELLTKGIEELSRQLPIFQSALCKKEEFEFANMLTCSLLIMNAALARQESRGAHYRSDYPERNDQHWRKHLLQQREHEIVEELSDDV, translated from the coding sequence ATGATTCCACGTTATTTAGTAGACTTCGATCTTGAAGCTCTTCCGAAAGTGAAAACGGATGTGATTGTGATTGGGTCCGGTATTGCCGGATTATTTACTGCAATTAAGGCTGCTAAAGATCGTAAAGTGTTAATGATAACAAAAAATGCTTTATTGGAGAGTAACACACGTTATGCACAAGGTGGAATTGCCGCTGTGATCTCAGAGGATGATTCACCAGCCTACCATCGACAGGATACGCTGCTCGCTGGGGCTGGTCTTTGTTCGTCTACGGCAGTGGATGCCCTGGTTAACGAAGGACCTAACGGGGTTAAGGAACTTATTCGACTTGGTACCACCTTTGATGAAGATGATGGAGAGTTAGCCCTTACACAGGAGGGTGCACATAGTCACAGACGTATTTTACATGCAAACGGTGACGCGACGGGGTTCGAGATAGTTAGAGCGTTATCTGAGCAAGTGAAGAAAAAGGACAATATTGAATTATGGGAAAATCACTTTGTACTAGATATGATTACAGATGAAGGCGTCTGTGTTGGAGTACTTGTCCAAGACCCTGGAGGGAATCGTATCTTTGTCCAAGGAGATGCGACTATCCTATGCTCTGGAGGATCTGGACAATTATATCGCTATACAACCAATCCAGAGGTGGCAACGGCAGATGGGATTGCTATGGCTTATCGTGCTGGGGCAAAAATTAGGGATATGGAGTTCCTTCAGTTCCATCCAACAGCGCTATGTTACCCAGGTGCTCCTAGATTTCTAGTATCGGAGGCGGTACGTGGTGAAGGTGCAATACTGCGTAACATCAAGGGTGAGCGGTTTATGGACAAATATCATGAGCTACTTGAACTGGCTCCTCGTGATATCGTAGCCCGGGCGATTGTTAGTGAGATGGAAGAAACGAAATCTACTTTTGTATATTTGGATATTACACATGAGACTACAGAGTTGATTAAACATCGCTTCCCGACGATCTTCGAGACATGTATGCTATATGGATTAGATATGACGAGCGATTGGATACCAGTCGCTCCAGCCGCCCATTATATGATGGGTGGAGTACAGACGGATCTCAATGGTGAAAGTAGTCTATCTAGGCTATTTGCATGCGGAGAAGCATCTTCAACGGGCGTCCATGGTGCGAATCGATTGGCAAGTAATTCACTGTCAGAGGCGATTGTATTCGGTCGTCGGATCGTGGAGCGAATTCGAGAATTACCTCCGTTGAATTGGTCTAGAGGTTCACTCGTGGTAGACTATAAAAGGGTGGAAGTTCCGATGCAGGCGATCATTGAGCGGCGTTTGAAGCTACAAAAGGTTATGGTTCGAAATGCAGGTCTCTGGCGCAATGAAGAACTGTTGACAAAGGGGATTGAGGAACTAAGCCGTCAGTTGCCTATTTTTCAATCAGCATTGTGTAAGAAAGAAGAATTTGAATTTGCAAATATGCTGACGTGTTCGTTGCTAATTATGAATGCTGCATTGGCGCGACAAGAGAGTCGTGGTGCGCACTATCGATCTGATTATCCAGAACGGAATGACCAGCACTGGCGCAAGCATCTCTTACAACAACGTGAGCATGAGATAGTGGAGGAACTCAGTGATGATGTTTAA
- the nadA gene encoding quinolinate synthase NadA, which yields MEALALERKAEQNKELRERLMKLKKERNAIILAHYYQRDEVQEVADFRGDSFLLAQKAAQTDAEVIVFCGVHFMGESAKILAPNKTVLIPDERAGCPMADMVNVDGLRKLKAQHPNAKVVTYINSSAEIKAETDICCTSANAVRVIQSVDSDEIIWVPDKNLGHYVQQHTDKKLIIWEGYCNTHDMLTVKDVYEMKAKYPDAPFVVHPECRPEVVELGDFVGSTTAILEYCKKSDVKQFIVGTEDGTGYQLRKDSPDKTFHFATKFLVCPNMKVNNLKKLVKCLETMKPQIYVPPAIADKARISLERMLQVQ from the coding sequence ATGGAAGCTCTCGCATTGGAACGTAAAGCGGAACAGAATAAAGAATTACGCGAACGGCTAATGAAGCTGAAGAAAGAACGTAATGCAATTATTTTAGCCCATTATTATCAACGTGATGAAGTACAAGAAGTAGCTGATTTTCGAGGCGACTCTTTTCTTCTTGCTCAAAAGGCTGCTCAAACGGATGCTGAAGTGATTGTGTTTTGTGGTGTTCATTTCATGGGAGAAAGCGCAAAGATCCTCGCACCGAATAAGACGGTATTGATCCCTGATGAACGAGCAGGCTGTCCGATGGCAGATATGGTTAATGTAGATGGCCTTCGCAAGTTAAAAGCGCAACACCCCAATGCCAAGGTCGTTACATATATTAACTCTTCTGCAGAGATCAAGGCGGAGACGGATATTTGTTGCACCTCAGCAAATGCAGTTAGAGTGATTCAGTCTGTTGATTCAGATGAAATCATCTGGGTTCCCGATAAGAATCTGGGACATTATGTGCAACAACATACAGACAAGAAGCTGATAATCTGGGAAGGTTATTGTAATACACATGACATGCTCACGGTTAAAGATGTATATGAAATGAAGGCGAAGTATCCAGATGCCCCTTTTGTTGTCCACCCTGAATGTCGACCAGAAGTTGTTGAATTGGGAGATTTCGTAGGAAGTACGACAGCAATTCTGGAATACTGTAAAAAGTCAGATGTGAAACAGTTTATCGTAGGTACCGAAGATGGAACCGGATATCAGCTACGCAAGGACAGCCCAGATAAGACTTTTCATTTCGCTACTAAGTTCTTAGTATGCCCTAATATGAAGGTTAATAATCTTAAAAAGCTTGTGAAATGTCTGGAAACGATGAAGCCACAAATATACGTTCCTCCGGCGATTGCTGATAAAGCTAGAATTTCCCTAGAGCGCATGTTACAAGTCCAGTAG
- the ftsH gene encoding ATP-dependent zinc metalloprotease FtsH, whose amino-acid sequence MNRFIRNSGFYLILFLVVVGIVQFLSNSQEAADAPRYDELRQQIKENNIAEMKAQFDGYAYLVTGKYREVASEKSDTFTTYIPDTDFALEEVIQSSEKNGFSLEVEPMKGQSVWLTLLSSFIPLILMFVLFFFIFNQSQGGGGKVMNFGKSKARLYTEEKKKVTFEDVAGADEEKQELVEIVDFLKDPRKFAAVGARIPKGVLLVGPPGTGKTLLAKAVAGEAGVPFFSISGSDFVEMFVGVGASRVRDLFENAKKNAPCIIFIDEIDAVGRQRGAGLGGGHDEREQTLNQLLVEMDGFGGNEGIIMIAATNRADILDPALLRPGRFDRQITVDRPDVKGREAVLKVHARNKPITDDVKLDVIAKRTTGFTGADLENLLNESALIAARRNRKDITMSEVDEAIDRVIVGTEKRSRVISDREKRIVAYHEAGHTIAGYFLEHADMVHKVTIIPRGRAGGYVIMLPKEDRMLVTKQELFDRVTGLLAGRVAEEIFIGEIGTGAYSDFQQATGIVRSMIMEYGMSDKLGPMQFGTSQGQVFLGRDIGHEQNYSDSIAYEIDQEMQNFTNYCYERCKDLLIKHTKEMHLIANTLLERETLEIDQIKQLIDVGFLPEDKPTQSEVTETPAENSTPIIETVGDVKVRIVSKNDEQDITPSGDIPNTTTTPDASEGDPSDSGNEGGTPPDSK is encoded by the coding sequence ATGAATCGGTTCATCCGTAATTCTGGTTTTTATTTGATTCTATTTTTAGTCGTGGTGGGCATTGTTCAATTCCTCAGTAATAGTCAGGAAGCTGCTGACGCCCCTAGATATGACGAGTTACGCCAGCAGATTAAAGAAAATAATATTGCTGAAATGAAGGCTCAATTTGACGGTTATGCCTATCTAGTGACTGGTAAATATAGGGAAGTTGCAAGCGAAAAGTCTGATACTTTTACGACTTATATTCCTGATACTGATTTTGCATTGGAGGAAGTTATCCAATCAAGTGAAAAGAATGGCTTTAGTCTTGAAGTAGAACCGATGAAAGGCCAAAGTGTTTGGCTGACATTACTTTCATCGTTTATTCCATTGATTCTTATGTTTGTCCTCTTCTTCTTTATCTTCAATCAATCGCAGGGTGGCGGCGGCAAAGTGATGAACTTTGGCAAGAGCAAAGCTCGATTGTATACCGAAGAGAAGAAAAAAGTTACATTTGAAGATGTTGCAGGTGCTGATGAAGAGAAGCAAGAGCTCGTTGAAATTGTTGACTTTTTGAAGGATCCTCGCAAATTTGCTGCTGTTGGTGCACGTATTCCTAAAGGGGTTCTATTAGTAGGTCCTCCAGGTACAGGTAAAACGTTGTTAGCTAAGGCAGTTGCAGGTGAAGCTGGTGTACCTTTCTTCAGTATCTCAGGTTCTGACTTTGTAGAAATGTTCGTTGGGGTTGGTGCTTCGCGTGTTCGCGATTTGTTCGAGAATGCGAAGAAGAATGCTCCATGTATTATATTTATTGATGAGATTGACGCTGTAGGTCGTCAACGTGGTGCAGGTCTTGGTGGTGGACATGATGAGCGTGAACAGACACTTAACCAATTGCTCGTAGAAATGGACGGATTTGGTGGTAACGAAGGCATCATTATGATTGCTGCAACCAACCGTGCTGATATATTAGACCCGGCATTGTTACGTCCGGGACGGTTTGACAGACAAATTACGGTTGATCGCCCAGATGTGAAAGGCCGTGAGGCTGTATTGAAAGTCCATGCACGTAACAAGCCAATAACTGATGATGTTAAATTAGATGTTATAGCTAAACGTACGACTGGATTTACAGGTGCAGATTTGGAGAATCTTCTAAATGAATCTGCGCTGATTGCAGCACGTCGTAACCGTAAAGATATTACGATGTCTGAAGTAGACGAAGCGATTGATCGTGTTATTGTAGGTACGGAGAAACGTAGCCGTGTCATCAGTGATCGCGAGAAACGAATTGTTGCTTATCATGAAGCGGGTCACACCATTGCAGGTTATTTCTTAGAACATGCAGATATGGTTCATAAAGTGACGATCATCCCTCGCGGACGTGCTGGAGGATATGTCATAATGCTTCCGAAGGAAGATCGCATGCTTGTTACGAAACAGGAATTATTTGATCGAGTAACAGGGTTGCTTGCTGGTCGGGTAGCTGAAGAAATATTTATCGGTGAAATTGGTACCGGTGCGTATAGTGACTTCCAACAAGCAACAGGTATTGTACGTAGCATGATCATGGAATACGGTATGAGTGATAAGCTAGGACCAATGCAGTTCGGAACTTCTCAAGGGCAAGTGTTCCTTGGTAGAGATATCGGACATGAGCAGAATTATAGCGACTCTATTGCCTATGAAATTGATCAGGAAATGCAGAATTTCACCAACTACTGCTATGAGCGTTGTAAAGATTTGTTGATCAAACATACGAAGGAAATGCATCTCATTGCCAATACGTTATTGGAAAGAGAAACATTAGAAATTGATCAAATTAAACAACTGATTGATGTAGGTTTCCTTCCAGAAGATAAGCCAACTCAATCTGAAGTGACAGAAACTCCGGCTGAGAACAGCACACCAATCATTGAAACGGTTGGCGATGTTAAAGTTCGTATTGTTTCTAAGAATGATGAGCAGGATATAACTCCATCTGGAGATATTCCTAACACGACAACAACTCCTGATGCATCTGAGGGAGATCCAAGTGATTCTGGTAATGAGGGCGGAACTCCTCCTGATAGTAAATAA
- the hpt gene encoding hypoxanthine phosphoribosyltransferase, whose translation MQNDILEILISEEDIKKKVTELGEKLSAEYVGRNPLVICVLKGAFIFMADLVKSINVPLEIDFMAVSSYGASTKSSGVVKIIKDLDVPVEGRDVLIVEDIIDSGLTLSHLIEMLNNRNAKSTRVVTLFDKPSGRKVDLQADYAGFIIPDAFVVGYGLDYSEKYRNLPYVGVLKPEIYSH comes from the coding sequence TTGCAGAATGATATATTAGAAATACTCATCAGCGAAGAAGACATCAAGAAGAAAGTTACAGAACTTGGAGAGAAATTAAGTGCCGAATACGTTGGGCGCAATCCTTTAGTTATATGTGTTCTGAAAGGTGCATTTATTTTTATGGCGGATTTAGTTAAGTCCATCAACGTGCCATTAGAAATCGACTTCATGGCAGTATCTAGTTATGGTGCATCAACCAAGTCATCAGGTGTTGTTAAAATTATTAAAGACCTGGACGTTCCTGTTGAAGGACGGGATGTATTAATTGTAGAAGATATTATCGATAGCGGACTTACATTAAGTCATCTAATTGAAATGTTGAATAATCGGAATGCGAAATCTACGCGTGTGGTCACATTATTTGACAAACCATCTGGTCGTAAGGTAGATTTACAGGCAGATTATGCAGGATTTATAATACCCGACGCATTCGTCGTCGGATATGGTTTAGATTACTCAGAGAAATACCGTAATCTACCCTATGTCGGCGTATTGAAGCCGGAAATTTATTCTCATTAA